From Rhineura floridana isolate rRhiFlo1 chromosome 5, rRhiFlo1.hap2, whole genome shotgun sequence, a single genomic window includes:
- the ACP6 gene encoding lysophosphatidic acid phosphatase type 6: protein MSLWARVGILGTLAYCVASKRRVLAEPRRSKTPRSSNDPLELKLVQVLFRHGARTPLRPIPDVEQVEWNPALLETPVQTELDYTVTDLAGGPRPYSPYEEKYKKIVLKGGTIAGQLTKVGMQQMFALGERLRRRYIEENHFLSPAFKPSEVFVRSTNIVRNLESTRCLLAGLFQQQKEGPITIVTDEAESEILYPNPMNCQLLKLANRERLASVFLQPVIAEDLKTIKQKMGIDSKNEVDFFLLLDNLFAEQAHDLPSCPVLKSFLQVIEQRAVDSLLYVTKYNLRETLQMSVGPLLNVIEENIKGAVDPSSPEIKTRKLILYAVHDVTLFPLLMALGVFNSKWPPYASDMTLELYQCAKDWFIRLIYNGEELVPRGCRAHLCPLEDFLNAFSTYSTNPEEYKMLCSQSQETLNR, encoded by the exons ATGAGTCTGTGGGCTCGGGTAGGAATCTTAGGCACCCTGGCGTACTGCGTAGCAAGCAAAAGGAGAGTCCTGGCCGAACCGAGAAGGAGCAAAACTCCGCGCAGCAGCAATGACCCGCTGGAGCTGAAGCTGGTGCAGGTCCTTTTTCGGCACGGAGCCCGTACTCCTCTCAGGCCTATCCCAGATGTGGAGCAG GTGGAGTGGAATCCTGCTCTTTTGGAGACCCCTGTTCAAACAGAGCTTGACTACACAGTAACAGACCTTGCTGGTGGGCCAAGGCCTTATTCTCCTTATGAAGAAAAGTACAAAAAAATTGTGCTAAAG GGTGGTACGATTGCTGGGCAGCTGACAAAAGTAGGCATGCAGCAAATGTTTGCACTGGGGGAAAGGCTAAGACGACGTTATATTGAGGAGAACCACTTCCTCTCGCCAGCGTTCAAGCCTTCTGAGGTCTT TGTTCGTTCCACTAACATTGTTCGGAATCTGGAGTCTACGCGGTGTTTGCTAGCTGGGCTATTCCAACAGCAGAAAGAAG GACCCATTACCATAGTGACAGACGAAGCAGAATCCGAAATCCTTTATCCCAATCCAATGAACTGCCAACTACTGAAACTTGCGAACAG GGAGAGGTTGGCCAGTGTGTTTCTGCAGCCAGTTATCGCTGAGGATCTGAAGACCATTAAACAGAAAATGGGCATTGACAGCAAGAATGAGGTGGACTTCTTTCTCCTTCTTGACAACTTATTTGCAGAACAG GCACATGATCTGCCTAGCTGCCCTGTCCTGAAGAGTTTTCTGCAAGTGATTGAGCAGAGGGCTGTAGATTCACTCCTTTATGTCACAAAATATAATTTAAG AGAGACTCTTCAGATGTCAGTCGGTCCTCTCCTCAATGTAATAGAGGAGAACATTAAGGGGGCAGTAGATCCTTCCTCTCCTGAAATCAAGACCAG GAAGCTCATTCTATATGCTGTTCATGATGTTACCCTCTTTCCATTGCTAATGGCTCTGGGGGTGTTTAATTCCAAGTGGCCTCCATATGCTTCAGACATGACACTGGAACTCTACCAGTGTGCTAAGGACTGGTTTATACGGTTGATCTACAATGGAGAG GAACTGGTTCCAAGAGGATGCAGAGCTCATCTCTGTCCACTGGAGGACTTTCTCAATGCCTTTTCGACCTATAGCACAAATCCAGAGGAATATAAAATGCTTTGCTCCCAGTCACAGGAAACACTTAACAGATGA